AAACCCGCAGCCCTGAAGACATCAGCGTTATAGAATACTACATTCGTATCGGTCATCTGGGGAACTGCGTAGTATTTACCGTTGTCCTCTACGAAACTCAAAAGCGATGGCCAAAACCTCTTCCAATACCCCTCTGGAAAGTACTTTGTCAAATCTACAGCATATCCAGCCTTCATGTATCTACCGAAGTAGGGATAAATTGTACGGTAGATGTCTGGAGATGTGCCTCCCGCAAGTCTTAGATCCAGGGTTTTGTGATGGTCATCCCAACTGTACTCACTTAGATTCACTTGAATATCGGGATTCAGCCTCTCAAATTCGGCTATAACCTCCTTAAAGACCCTGATCTCGCCTGGTCTTCCCCATACCTGCCATTCCAGCTCAACTTTTGCCGCTGCGAGAGATTGCATTGCGAACAATACAAACGGAAGAAATAGAAAGATCCTCATCCAGAGGCTTCTCCTCATTGAAAGACCCCCCTTACCTTAGTAAACTCACTTTCTCAACCACCAAAGCATCCACCGACAC
This sequence is a window from Candidatus Caldatribacterium sp.. Protein-coding genes within it:
- a CDS encoding extracellular solute-binding protein, whose product is MRRSLWMRIFLFLPFVLFAMQSLAAAKVELEWQVWGRPGEIRVFKEVIAEFERLNPDIQVNLSEYSWDDHHKTLDLRLAGGTSPDIYRTIYPYFGRYMKAGYAVDLTKYFPEGYWKRFWPSLLSFVEDNGKYYAVPQMTDTNVVFYNADVFRAAGLSAPTSIEEAWTWDDWERIGRAIKERGLLPYGIAGA